AAGCAAGCTTTAAGTATCCTGAAGATATTCTTATCTCATTAAAAGAGGATGAAGATCATTTTTTGCAGGAAGTCAAAGTATTAGCAGCAGTGAAACTCTATGAACTCAACAGACTTTCCCTGGGTAAGGCTGCAAACCTTGCCGGTATAGACAAGTATAATTTTATAAAGGTACTGGGTGAACACAAGGTATCCATCTTTAAACTTGACAGGAAACAACTGGCGAGGGATGTAGAGAATGCCTGAAAATAGGCT
The window above is part of the Patescibacteria group bacterium genome. Proteins encoded here:
- a CDS encoding UPF0175 family protein gives rise to the protein MIKEASFKYPEDILISLKEDEDHFLQEVKVLAAVKLYELNRLSLGKAANLAGIDKYNFIKVLGEHKVSIFKLDRKQLARDVENA